ACGCTCTCAAACTCGCCCGACAGTAACATGCAGATCGCCGCAAACATATCGAGGTTGAAGAGCGAGTTACGATAAGGGTTCGGCGTCGAAACCTCGTGAAGAAAAGTGCCATCCGCCATGATCTGCGCCCGAATCGTCTTCGATTTGTAGAGATGCCGCAGCGCGAGTAGTGCGGTGTCATCGGCGGTATTCAGATGCGCGCAAGCCGCAGCCTGCAGCAGCCATGATGTCCCATGATGGTCTTTGTGATCGCGCGCCAGCCCGGCAAGCAGCGATGAATTCAGCCAGTCGAGATAAGCCGCAAACCACTTCTTCACCGCGCTCAGCTTCTCCGCCGTCATCGCATCTGAGTTCGCCAGAAAGGGAACAGACTGCGCCACCTCGGCCAGATGCACCGCCTCAACCAGCCCCTCGGCCGCTCCGGTCTTTGCTGGAGGAACCGTACGCGCAAAATTCATCGCCGGAGTCATGCTCGTAGCCGGATCGACGAACCACGCATCAAGATGAGCTACAGCCTGCTGCGCAAAATGCTGATCTTTGGTCAGCACAAACGCCGCCGTCAGCGCCGGAACACACATCGAGAAGCGCAGCAGAGCATCGCGGTGCGCCACGAACGCGCCTGCATGGTCATCTGGTTCAGAGTAGTAGTCGTGAACGGTGCCCGGGCTGCGCGGGCAGGGAATCGTTGTAAGCGGCGCGGGCTTCTCCGTGAGATAGCGGCCAGCCGCTTTGATGATGCGATCGTGATCAATCGTCGCTACGTCAGGCCGTGCGGTTGATTGAGAGTGCAACGCACGCGGCGCCAGCATCAGCGCAGTGGCTTGTGTCAGGAATGTGCGACGGCTCGTCTGCATACGATTTATATCTTCGCCGGAAGAGTATCACGAGTCTATTGAGTGACGGTCAGGTTCACCGTGACGGATTGCGTGATCTGGGCACCGCTGGTCGAGCTTGCCGTGATCTGATACTGGTACGTCCCCGGCGGCGTGTAGCGAAGCCCTGGATCAGTCTGGTTGCCGCTGCCGCAACCCATCAGTGTCAGCGTGGCCGCACTGAAGATGACGATCCAGAGAAACGCCGTACGCCGAAGCGCAATCCGCGACCGTCGCGATCTCCAGAAGAACAGCAGCGCTGCAGGCAGCAGGCAAAGCACAGCACGGTTGTTTGTTCTGTTCCGTGCCGATTGAGTGGCAGCGACCCGCGTAACGGTCGTGATCGTCGCCGTAGAAGTCTGGCTTCCGCTATTAAGAATGACGCTCGACGGCAGCAGTGAGCACGTCGCATAAAGGCCCGCAGTGAGTGGCGTACAGTTCAGCACCACTCCGCCGCTGAAGCCGTTCAGTGGCGTAACGGCAAGAGCGTAAGAGCCCGCTATGCCCTGCGCGACGGTCGTACTGGCAGAGTTCGATCCGTTCACCGTTAAGGAAAATGTTCCATTCGGGCTTCCAGTACCGGTCAGAGGAATGCTGACAGGAGAACTCGCGTCACTGCTCGCGACCGTCAGTGTGCCTGCGCGTGAGCCAAGCGCCGTCGGGGTAAATGTGACGGTGACGGAGCAGCTTTGTCCCGGAGCAAGCGCAGTCAGCGTGCAAGGGACTGTGATGGCATAGTCGCCGGTGATGCTGAGCGCCACATTATTCACTGTGGCCGTGCCGGTATTGGCGAGCGTCAGGCTCAGGTTAGCCGAAGCCCCCACGGCGACGCCGCCAAAGCTCAACGCGCTCGGCGAAATTTGCAAGTGAGACTCG
This is a stretch of genomic DNA from Edaphobacter acidisoli. It encodes these proteins:
- a CDS encoding alginate lyase family protein, with amino-acid sequence MQTSRRTFLTQATALMLAPRALHSQSTARPDVATIDHDRIIKAAGRYLTEKPAPLTTIPCPRSPGTVHDYYSEPDDHAGAFVAHRDALLRFSMCVPALTAAFVLTKDQHFAQQAVAHLDAWFVDPATSMTPAMNFARTVPPAKTGAAEGLVEAVHLAEVAQSVPFLANSDAMTAEKLSAVKKWFAAYLDWLNSSLLAGLARDHKDHHGTSWLLQAAACAHLNTADDTALLALRHLYKSKTIRAQIMADGTFLHEVSTPNPYRNSLFNLDMFAAICMLLSGEFESVWEYELQDGPGMRVAIARHYPFIKDRGTWPYESDAAYFTSLPLRQPSLLFCARAYRRPEYADLWKTLPPDTDIPELQRTFPIRQPLLWVTRPRA